A single Balaenoptera ricei isolate mBalRic1 chromosome 13, mBalRic1.hap2, whole genome shotgun sequence DNA region contains:
- the IL18RAP gene encoding LOW QUALITY PROTEIN: interleukin-18 receptor accessory protein (The sequence of the model RefSeq protein was modified relative to this genomic sequence to represent the inferred CDS: deleted 2 bases in 1 codon; substituted 1 base at 1 genomic stop codon) has product MLYLSWIFLWLIAGGKIKGFNTSDCSTGKLLKTYSARCGEEFVLFCDFPEPQKSHFYHRSQLSPTQSSEHLPCSGSKNLSDVQWYLQPQNGDPLVEITRNYPHVIQDKSTLHFLTTEMNNAGSYICRPRIRSPQDEACCVKMILEVKPKTNMSCGSSISQEQLLLLGSMGSIYCPGLSPQSDTQSPEVTWYQNGKLLSEKRSNPIEVDEVYDYHQGTYVCDYTQSDNSSLWTARAVVQVKTIVKNTNLKPDILDPIKDTLEVELGKPLTLNCTARFGFEINFKPVIRWYVKDSDQEWEVPTPEGRSVKSTLKDEVVERVVFLKEVTRSDLRRKFICFAQNSIGNTTQSIQLKEKKGVVFLYILLGTVMALAGVLTAGALLYMYWIEIVLLYRTYQNKDETLGDKKEFDAFISYGKWSSLESEATSSLSEENLALSLFPEVLENKYGYTLCLLERDVAPGGVYAEDIVSIIKKSRRGIFILSPSYVNGPSVFELQAAVNIALEDQTLKLILIKFSSFQEPESLPHLVKKALRVLPTVTWRGFKSVPPNARFWTQIRYHMPVKSSKGFTWNHLRIIPRIFLXKRLSKTETTGRRSQPEGR; this is encoded by the exons ATGCTTTATTTGAGCTGGATATTTCTTTGGCTTATCGCAGGAGGGAAAATTAAAGGATTTAATACTTCAG ATTGCTCCACTGGAAAACTTCTTAAGACATACTCTGCAAGGTGTGGGGAGGAGTTTGTCTTATTTTGTGATTTTCCAGAGCCACAGAAATCCCATTTCTACCACAGAAGTCAACTCTCACCAACCCAAAGCTCTGAACACCTGCCCTGCAGTGGTAGTAAGAACCTATCTGATGTCCAATGGTACCTACAACCTCAAAACGGAGATCCGCTAGTAGAAATTACTCGAAACTATCCTCACGTCATCCAGGACAAGAGCACCCTTCATTTTTTGACCACAGAGATGAATAATGCTGGGTCATATATTTGTAGACCTAGGATTAG GAGCCCCCAGGATGAGGCCTGTTGTGTCAAGATGATCTTAGAAGTTAAACCCAAGACAAATATGTCCTGTGGGAGTTCCATATCACAGGAACAACTCCTTCTTCTTGGTAGCATGGGTTCCATTTATTGCCCCGGTCTCAGCCCCCAAAGTGATACACAAAGTCCAGAGGTGACCTGGTACCAG AATGGAAAACTACTCTCTGAAAAGAGGAGCAACCCAATTGAAGTGGATGAAGTTTATGACTATCACCAAGGCACATACGTGTGTGATTACACTCAGTCAGATAACTCAAGCTTATGGACAGCCAGAGCTGTTGTGCAAGTGAAAACCATTG tGAAAAACACTAATCTCAAACCGGATATTCTGGATCCCATCAAGGACACCCTGGAAGTAGAACTTG GAAAGCCTTTAACTCTTAACTGCACGGCCCGATTTGGCTTCGAAATAAACTTTAAGCCTGTGATAAGATGGTACGTCAAAGATTCTGACCAGGAGTGGGAAGTCCCAACACCTGAGGGGAGAAG TGTTAAATCCACCTTAAAGGATGAAGTCGTCGAGCGTGTTGTCTTCCTGAAAGAAGTTACTCGGAGTGATCTTCGCAGGAAGTTCATTTGCTTTGCCCAGAACTCCATTGGGAACACTACCCAGTCCATccaactgaaagaaaagaaaggag TGGTGTTCCTCTACATCCTCCTCGGCACCGTCATGGCCCTGGCAGGTGTGCTGACCGCAGGTGCGCTCCTCTACATGTACTGGATTGAAATAGTGCTGCTGTACCGAACCTACCAAAACAAGGATGAGACCCTCGGGG ATAAAAAGGAGTTCGATGCTTTCATATCCTATGGGAAATGGAGCTCTCTTGAGAGTGAGGCCACTTCATCTCTGAGTGAGGAAAATTTGGCTCTGAGTCTATTCCCTGAAGTTTTGGAAAACAAATATGGATACACCTTGTGTTTGCTTGAAAGAGACGTGGCCCCAGGAGGAG TGTATGCGGAAGACATTGTGAGCATTATTAAGAAAAGTAGAAGAGGAATATTTATCTTGAGCCCCAGCTACGTCAACGGACCCAGTGTCTTTGAACTACAAGCAGCGGTGAACATTGCCTTGGAGgatcaaacactgaaattgattTTAATTAAGTTCTCTTCCTTCCAAGAGCCGGAGTCTCTACCTCATCTAGTGAAAAAAGCTCTCAGGGTTTTGCCCACTGTCACTTGGAGAGGCTTCAAATCAGTTCCTCCCAATGCCAGATTCTGGACCCAAATACGCTACCACATGCCTGTGAAAAGCTCCAAAGGATTCACGTGGAATCATCTCAGAATTATCCCGaggatt tttctctagaaaagACTCAGTAAAACAGAAACCACTGGGAGGCGCTCCCAGCCTGAAGGACGGTGA